Proteins encoded within one genomic window of Drosophila willistoni isolate 14030-0811.24 chromosome XL unlocalized genomic scaffold, UCI_dwil_1.1 Seg141, whole genome shotgun sequence:
- the LOC6648870 gene encoding nuclear pore complex protein Nup153 isoform X2, translating to MSTFEDGQQQENTTATTQTTNNMHNNNNNNNNRRQLTPLKEEAGDTGEGGGEDQQPQQQQQQREDATSGGSSIMGKMKKLSSILPDSLSKWWSPGRVNLSSTTSSGDEHQYNGGQTQTTATKRKRGRRRIQLEAEEDDSPVGGGFDVDDGANAQGLDYEEVALADNIAEHDLAAEDEQTRRNEYNNIYLYRKQKSASSTAARRNAHVNDGNVDDDDDDDDDDEDDDDDDGDDDDVPPQGRGADEGFDNEAGAKQSRHLTKRRRLAESEKVVTLRGQRNMSALASSTPDHHQQQQHPGGIGNSANRYAHHRLTHLNLYGGSQRQREPAYNFFTGTGTGTEAAVATSGDLPFSTRRSLNINYTMERGQQQHPLPLPTYKRQSLLSTTTQQDRGATPWRTSTTIDETPSAAGGGATTDRDNNNSEFCSKANNNNNNNNSILGIKRSVVVENHREIGSESGDRETGTGGRPSPSLHQQQHFGSNSNLDFYGNLQSAKSIFNRSTTGGGNGRGVVGGSGGGHHHHNSTLSLNSLSRRRRFNASIYGSTSALSDSRLLSSSASANLTSGGLISSSSPFYQGRTTFGGNSANNRIFSQGNLSSASSSLLAINSGGSSPAHPTSAAAIGGGGIKKIGITHKLPTTDSNQQNPSSASSEAGLSNTARRILQLLESYSTPLIDAKRMGSTIKEHQASRQIRGQQFTPYARPAPGISSSTSTNISNSTTTPAAAAFQEMLDTVERRRLHRVTQSSRKLVQSPTKQQQQLKKLLPSRQLQDAAAALPPVVPAVIATSIPNTASSATTIASTAAAAVAVLTHPIEKQQQQQQQQQTQPYNHTNKMRSRLSHQVRKDLHSNDEVAPAPLDLPQLSFPQMANAPKFDLIIKPTPSSVASVASVASTPLSSNWSSSVAASKPPRRIFTFVPPEPLPPAAALMEGAAVPNAKLRFRRFTFVPPIGLEEDYAATNISSQQQQEAKKPPAVNGASSTEGFGMQFKKSSKEWECDACMIRNPENRTRCAACETPKPGTGAAPASASAVPAPTASASAWPVVAASEGFGQRFKKSSTAWECDACMLTNKEDAIKCIACETPRKSVNKSPTTSNPALQAPSMPVSESFGNAFKPKTNTWECPTCMIMNQSTASECVACQTLNPKSTFASAKVPAVATSSSISSSFKFGFGAGPIAAAPKQDTKFQQLVADQKSSKWNCDACMAQNDISRAKCICCDNLKPGGSTETSASAGTTSSSAAASVVPKFSFGFGSIKEKTMTTTASPVLPTTNIPVSSTPPSAVFSFGTLDNKKQQQMTTTTTTMIPTTTTTTLGFGVSPVKQFQFGIQKTEVAAAAAPPPVEQKKVDQPAAAAVEKVVSFSINPPATDTTDTTTKGAGFVFKSPISGSTTSSSTSITSGFGFGSNTSISSFVSASSTSSSSSSSSSSTVSSSTSSTSKPMFQFAPSAAGASSTGAISSNVSSSTQSQAGGFSLFGGVTTAATTTSVAATVTPTSTPAAGGGLFSFGNQAKLTATSSTSSAASSPTPKTKAFFFGQQQQPANQPTVDAPPAAAPLNTNSIFGATASSTPLSGFSGFGSGDNKAKTTDSNNTTGSISTTQSSVKSNTSGFTFGSSGGGGGGAFAWPISNGSTNTNTATSSSSFSTTTTPAMAAAIVSSSTTSSSTSNNNSSPHVFGSNVFGSTTMASPAGNLFGLAGAGAATSSTPGLSILGGNSTANNSTISSVFGAGNNPFGSSQSTTTTPATTVAPAVAATAATANIFGSATPAAAVAPQPPAASSTPAFGAGSGGGGGFAAAVATTTAKPAFNFGSAASTVGTTLTPGAFNFGASANVAPSAAGGGGAAVSTIKPAFNFTGSATVAAPQTGTFNFTGNSTAGPLPGAAPPATGNAVHQTDSATPFQFSATAPSAAASAATNIFAFNSTTGGNSSPNSTQKARRMIRPSMRRPR from the exons ATGTCCACATTTGAGGATggccaacaacaagaaaacacaactgcaacaacacaaaccacaaataatatgcacaacaacaacaacaataacaacaatagaCGTCAACTCACGCCCCTGAAGGAAGAGGCAGGGGATACTGGCGAAGGAGGAGGAGAGGATCAGCAaccacaacagcagcagcagcaacgggAAGATGCAACCAGCGGTGGCAGT TCTATAATGGGAAAAATGAAGAAACTATCGAGCATATTACCCGATTCTCTGAGCAAGTGGTGGTCACCCGGTAGAGTCAACTTATCATCAACGACATCATCGGGCGATGAACATCAATATAATGGAGGCCAGACCCAGACTACAGCAACGAAACGGAAACGTGGACGCCGTCGCATACAATTGGAAGCCGAAGAAGATGATTCACCCGTTGGTGGTGGTTTCGATGTCGATGATGGAGCCAATGCTCAGGGCTTGGATTACGAAGAAGTTGCTTTAGCTGATAACATTGCCGAACATGATCTGGCCGCCGAGGATGAGCAGACGCGTCGCAATGAATATAATAACATTTATCTCTATCGGAAACAGAAATCGGCATCGAGCACAGCCGCCAGAAGAAATGCTCACGTTAATGATGGGAATGtagatgacgatgatgatgatgacgatgacgatgaggacgatgacgatgatgacggGGACGATGACGACGTGCCTCCGCAGGGTCGTGGTGCTGATGAGGGTTTTGACAATGAAGCAGGAGCAAAACAATCAAGACACCTAACCAAACGTAGACGATTGGCGGAG TCGGAAAAGGTGGTGACATTACGCGGTCAGCGAAACATGTCAGCATTAGCCTCCTCCACGCCcgatcatcatcagcagcagcagcatccgGGTGGTATTGGTAATAGTGCAAATCGTTATGCACACCATCGTCTGACCCATTTGAATCTCTATGGGGGAAGTCAAAGGCAACGTGAACCGGCATATAATTTCTTTACTGGCACTGGCACTGGAACTGAGGCAGCAGTGGCTACCAGCGGAGATTTGCCCTTCAG TACCCGTCGCTCATTGAATATCAATTATACAATGGAACGCggtcagcagcagcatccgCTGCCGTTGCCCACCTATAAGAGGCAATCGCTATTGTCGACTACTACACAGCAGGACAGGGGTGCCACACCTTGGCGCACATCAACAACGATTGATGAGACACCTTCTGCAGCAGGAGGAGGTGCAACCACTGATCGGGATAATAATAATTCTGAATTCTGCTCCAAGgcaaacaataataataacaacaacaacagcattcTCGGAATAAAGAGATCCGTAGTAGTGGAGAATCATAGAGAAATTGGAAGTGAAAGCGGTGATAGAGAAACAGGAACTGGCGGCCGCCCATCACCATCATtgcatcagcaacaacattttGGAAGCAATAGCAATTTAGACTTTTATGGCAATTTACAGAGTgccaaatcaatttttaatcgCTCCACCACAGGCGGTGGCAATGGTCGTGGCGTCGTCGGTGGTAGTGGAGGtggtcatcatcatcataattcCACGTTATCCCTTAATTCATTGAGCCGTCGTCGCAGATTCAATGCATCTATATATGGTTCGACATCGGCTCTAAGCGATAGCCGTTTATTGAGTAGCAGCGCCTCAGCCAATCTGACAAGTGGCGGCCTAATCTCTAGTAGTTCACCATTCTATCAGGGACGCACCACATTTGGTGGCAATTCGGCAAACAATCGGATCTTTAGTCAAGGCAATTTAAGTTCAGCCTCATCATCACTGTTAGCCATTAACTCTGGTGGAAGTTCACCAGCGCATCCAACATCGGCGGCGGCtattggtggtggtggtatcAAGAAGATTGGAATTACTCACAAGTTGCCAACAACTGACTCGAACCAACAGAACCCAAGCTCCGCCTCGTCTGAAGCTGGGCTATCGAATACGGCCAGAAGAATCCTCCAACTGCTCGAGAGCTATTCAACGCCCCTAATTGATGCCAAGCGCATGGGCAGCACTATCAAGGAGCATCAGGCATCACGTCAAATTCGTGGACAACAATTCACTCCTTATGCCCGACCGGCGCCGGGTATTAGTAGTAGTACTAGTACCAATATCAGTAATTCTacaacaacaccagcagcagcagcatttcAGGAAATGCTTGATACAGTGGAGCGTCGTCGTCTGCACCGTGTGACCCAAAGTTCCCGTAAATTAGTGCAAAGTCCGacaaagcagcaacagcaattgaAAAAGCTCTTACCTAGTCGGCAGCTGCAGGATGCCGCCGCCGCCCTACCTCCTGTTGTTCCTGCTGTTATAGCTACTTCTATTCCTAATACTGCATCTTCTGCTACTACTATAGCTTCAACTGCTGCAGCTGCAGTCGCAGTTCTCACCCATCCTatagaaaaacaacaacaacagcagcaacaacaacaaacacaaccTTATAATCATACAAACAAAATGCGCTCTCGCCTTTCGCACCAGGTTCGAAAAGATTTGCATTCAAATGATGAAGTGGCTCCAGCTCCCTTGGATTTGCCTCAATTAAGTTTCCCACAAATGGCAAATGCAcccaaatttgatttgattataAAGCCCACGCCATCTTCAGTGGCGTCAGTGGCATCAGTTGCTTCTACACCATTGTCAAGCAACTGGTCGTCTAGTGTCGCCGCTAGCAAACCACCACGTCGCATCTTCACTTTTGTCCCGCCCGAGCCATTGCCACCGGCGGCGGCGTTAATGGAGGGAGCCGCCGTTCCCAATGCCAAATTGCGTTTTAGACGTTTTACATTTGTGCCACCAATTGGATTGGAGGAGGATTATGCCGCCACGAACATCAGCAGCCAACAACAGCAGGAGGCAAAAAAGCCACCAGCTGTTAATGGTGCTAGTAGTACAGAAGGATTTGGTATGCAATTCAAGAAATCCTCTAAAGAGTGGGAGTGCGATGCTTGTATGATAAGAAATCCAGAGAATCGTACACGATGTGCTGCTTGTGAGACACCCAAACCGGGTACAGGTGCAGCACCAGCATCAGCTTCTGCTGTTCCAGCACCAACGGCATCAGCATCGGCATGGCCTGTTGTTGCCGCCAGCGAAGGTTTTGGTCAACGTTTCAAAAAATCATCTACAGCCTGGGAATGCGATGCCTGCATGTTGACTAATAAAGAGGATGCCATTAAATGCATAGCCTGCGAGACGCCACGTAAAAGTGTAAACAAATCTCCGACGACATCGAATCCAGCACTGCAGGCGCCGTCGATGCCAGTTTCAGAAAGTTTTGGTAACGCTTTCAAGCCCAAGACCAATACTTGGGAGTGTCCCACATGCATGATTATGAATCAATCAACAGCTAGCGAGTGCGTTGCCTGCCAAACACTTAATCCCAAGAGCACTTTTGCCAGCGCCAAGGTACCCGCTGTGGCGACATCTTCCAGCATAAGttcttcatttaaattcgGTTTTGGCGCTGGCCCCATCGCCGCCGCTCCCAAGCAGGATACAAAATTCCAGCAATTGGTTGCTGATCAGAAATCCAGCAAATGGAATTGTGATGCCTGCATGGCACAGAATGATATAAGTCGtgcaaaatgcatttgttgtgACAATTTGAAGCCTGGAGGATCAACTGAAACATCCGCATCTGCAggaacaacatcatcatcggCAGCAGCAAGTGTTGTCCCTAAATTTAGTTTTGGCTTCGGCTCAATTAAAGAAaagacgatgacgacgacggcCAGTCCAGTTTTACCCACCACCAACATACCAGTCTCCAGCACTCCCCCATCGGCGGTATTTAGCTTTGGAACTTTGGATAAtaaaaagcagcagcagatgacgacgacgacgactacgatGATaccgacaacgacaacaacaactcttGGTTTTGGAGTTTCACCCGTCAAACAATTCCAATTTGGCATACAAAAAACGGAAgtagccgcagcagcagcgccACCACCAGTAGAACAAAAGAAAGTGGATCAACCCGCCGCGGCGGCGGTAGAAAAAGTGGTTAGCTTTAGCATTAACCCTCCAGCAACAGACACTACAGACACAACCACAAAAGGAGCAGGATTTGTGTTCAAATCACCAATTAGTGGCAGCACAACGTCGAGCTCGACGTCAATCACGTCTGGATTTGGCTTTGGCAGCAACACATCAATTTCATCTTTTGTGTCTGCCTCATCCACCTCCTcctcgtcgtcatcatcatcatcatcaactgTTTCAAGTTCCACATCTAGCACAAGTAAACCTATGTTTCAATTTGCACCCTCTGCCGCAGGAGCATCATCAACTGGTGCGATCAGTAGCAATGTTAGTAGCAGTACACAGTCACAGGCCGGAGGATTTAGCCTTTTTGGCGGTgtgacaacagcagcaacaacaacatcggtAGCGGCCACTGTCACGCCAACATCAACTCCAGCGGCGGGTGGTGGTCTTTTCAGTTTTGGCAATCAGGCTAAATTGACGGCCACATCATCGACATCATCGGCTGCATCATCCCCGACACCCAAGACGAAAGCCTTCTTTTTtggccaacagcagcaaccagCTAACCAACCAACTGTAGATGccccaccagcagcagcaccatTGAATACAAATTCTATATTTGGGGCCACTGCTAGCAGCACACCACTGAGTGGTTTCAGTGGTTTTGGTAGTGGTGATAACAAGGCGAAAACAACAGATAGCAACAACACCACTGGCTCCATTAGCACCACCCAATCAAGTGTTAAAAGCAATACATCTGGCTTTACATTTGGTAgcagcggtggtggtggtggtggtgctttTGCCTGGCCCATCAGTAATGGTAGCACCAATACCAATACGGCGACTTCATCCTCATCCTTTTCAACGACTACAACGCCAGCGATGGCTGCGGCAATTGTGTCCTCAtccaccaccagcagcagcaccagcaacaacaacagctcaCCTCATGTGTTTGGTAGTAATGTTTTTGGCAGTACAACAATGGCGAGTCCAGCTGGAAATCTTTTTGGTTTGGCTGGAGCAGGAGCGGCAACATCATCAACGCCAGGTTTATCCATTTTAGGTGGCAATAGCACCGCCAACAACAGCACTATCTCATCAGTTTTTGGTGCTGGAAATAATCCATTTGGATCAAGCCAATCGACGACAACGACGCCCGctactacagttgctccagCGGTAGCTGCAACGGCCGCCACCGCAAACATTTTTGGAAGTGCAACACctgcagcagcagtagcaccACAACCACCAGCGGCGTCATCAACACCAGCATTTGGTGCAGGaagtggaggaggaggaggattTGCAGCAGCAGTAGCTACCACAACCGCCAAGCCAGCATTTAATTTTGGAAGCGCTGCATCAACAGTGGGAACAACG CTCACACCGGGAGCCTTCAATTTTGGAGCATCTGCCAATGTCGCACCATCGGCTGCAGGTGGAGGAGGTGCTGCTGTCAGCACGATAAAGCCGGCCTTTAATTTTACCGGATCGGCCACAGTGGCTGCACCACAAACGGGCACTTTCAATTTTACGGGCAACTCCACGGCAGGACCATTGCCTGGAGCAGCTCCACCAGCCACTGGAAATGCAGTCCATCAAACTGAT TCTGCGACACCGTTTCAATTTAGTGCCACCGCCCCCTCGGCCGCCGCCTCTGCCGCGACAAATATATTTGC CTTCAATTCGACAACGGGAGGCAATTCCAGTCCAAATTCTACCCAGAAGGCCAGACGGATGATACGCCCATCGATGCGTCGTCCCCGGTAG